Proteins encoded together in one Staphylococcus aureus window:
- a CDS encoding competence protein ComK produces MQDNSTKYLLYIQTATSNHLETNCVFLHCDYILKVPINKLVSYYAKLHLSSQSVLIETAKNILNINKLVPIYINPKTILFPLKHKRAPIQIYINAHYIVGMTAIENSTLIHFQEGIQLEVDEPFSLVSKKCHESLALKHFIENTISN; encoded by the coding sequence TTGCAAGACAATTCTACTAAATATCTACTTTATATCCAAACTGCTACTTCAAACCATCTCGAAACAAATTGTGTCTTTTTACATTGCGATTACATTCTTAAAGTTCCAATTAACAAACTCGTTTCATATTATGCGAAATTGCATTTATCATCACAAAGTGTGCTAATTGAGACTGCAAAAAACATACTAAATATTAATAAACTGGTTCCTATTTACATCAACCCAAAAACTATACTTTTTCCGTTAAAACATAAACGTGCACCGATACAAATTTATATCAATGCACATTATATTGTTGGTATGACTGCCATAGAGAATTCAACATTAATACATTTTCAAGAAGGCATTCAGCTAGAAGTTGATGAGCCATTTTCTCTAGTTTCAAAAAAATGTCATGAAAGTTTAGCTTTGAAGCACTTCATTGAAAATACTATTTCGAATTAA
- the sigS gene encoding RNA polymerase sigma factor SigS produces the protein MKFNDVYNKHQKIIHYLLKKYNISYNYDEYYQLLLIKMWQLSQIYKPSSKQSLSSFLFTRLNFYLIDLFRQQNQLKDVILCENNSPTLTEQPTYFNEHDLRLQDIFKLLNQRERLWLKLYLEGYKQFEIAEIMSLSLSTIKLIKMSVKRKCQHNFN, from the coding sequence TTGAAATTTAATGACGTATACAACAAACACCAGAAAATCATACACTATCTTTTAAAAAAATATAATATTAGCTATAATTATGATGAGTATTATCAACTACTCTTGATAAAAATGTGGCAATTGAGTCAGATATATAAACCCTCAAGCAAGCAATCTTTATCCTCTTTTTTATTCACTCGATTAAATTTTTACCTTATCGATTTATTCAGACAACAAAATCAATTAAAAGATGTCATTTTATGTGAGAATAATTCACCAACATTAACTGAACAACCAACATACTTTAATGAACATGACCTTCGTTTACAAGATATCTTCAAGCTTTTAAATCAAAGAGAAAGACTATGGCTCAAACTATACCTTGAAGGATACAAGCAATTTGAAATTGCTGAAATCATGTCATTATCGCTTTCAACGATTAAATTAATTAAGATGTCCGTTAAGCGTAAATGCCAACATAATTTTAATTAG
- the sdpA gene encoding CPBP family intramembrane glutamic endopeptidase SdpA yields MQKFKDFFYDDLSVTRGNYFLTLMAAFFITIILFIGIVVSEVHLLYSMLIVLVGLILLRLFKINLFSFKKLTLSQVIYIIGGALLIYGLDNLYLYFHDVPANEQQLEQAIRNTPFYISIFTVTIIPAIVEEIVFRGMIIRVIFRKHLFLGLIVSSLVFASLHESDTWIGYLPYLYSGLIFGLIYIKTKRLEVVIFMHFLNNLLALLFIIWR; encoded by the coding sequence ATGCAAAAATTCAAAGACTTTTTTTACGATGATTTATCGGTTACACGAGGAAATTATTTTTTAACTTTAATGGCAGCATTTTTTATTACTATCATTTTATTTATCGGCATAGTTGTCAGTGAAGTACATTTACTTTATAGCATGCTAATTGTATTAGTAGGTTTAATTCTATTGAGGCTATTCAAAATCAATTTATTCTCTTTTAAAAAATTAACATTGTCTCAAGTTATTTATATTATAGGCGGTGCACTATTAATTTATGGGTTAGATAATCTTTATTTATATTTTCATGACGTACCGGCAAATGAACAACAATTAGAGCAAGCAATACGAAATACACCATTCTATATTTCTATTTTCACTGTTACCATCATCCCCGCTATTGTGGAAGAAATTGTTTTTCGCGGTATGATAATAAGGGTTATCTTCAGAAAACACTTGTTTTTAGGGTTAATTGTGTCTAGTTTAGTTTTTGCATCATTACACGAATCTGACACTTGGATTGGTTATTTACCTTACTTATATTCTGGTTTGATTTTTGGCCTAATTTATATAAAAACAAAACGATTAGAAGTTGTAATATTCATGCACTTCTTAAATAACTTGTTAGCTCTGCTCTTTATAATATGGAGATAA
- a CDS encoding transaldolase has product MAKLNVEVFADGADIEEMKAAYKNKQVDGFTTNPSLMAKAGVTDYKAFAEEAVKEIPDASISFEVFADDLETMEKEAAILKQYGENVFVKIPIVNTKGESTIPLIKKLSADNVRLNVTAVYTIEQVKEITEAVTEGVPTYVSVFAGRIADTGVDPLPLMKEAVKVTHSKDGVKLLWASCRELFNVIQADEIGADIITCPADVVKKVNTNLGRDINELSVDTVKGFAKDIQSSGLSIL; this is encoded by the coding sequence ATGGCTAAACTAAATGTAGAAGTATTTGCGGACGGTGCAGATATTGAAGAAATGAAAGCAGCTTATAAAAACAAACAAGTGGATGGTTTTACAACAAATCCTAGTTTAATGGCTAAAGCGGGCGTAACAGATTACAAAGCTTTTGCTGAAGAAGCTGTGAAAGAAATTCCAGATGCTTCAATTTCATTTGAAGTATTTGCAGACGATTTAGAAACTATGGAAAAAGAAGCAGCAATTTTAAAACAATATGGCGAAAATGTATTTGTTAAAATTCCTATTGTAAATACAAAAGGTGAATCAACGATTCCTTTAATTAAAAAACTTTCAGCTGACAATGTGAGATTAAACGTTACGGCTGTTTACACAATTGAACAAGTTAAAGAAATAACTGAAGCAGTAACTGAAGGTGTGCCAACATATGTTTCAGTATTTGCAGGACGTATTGCAGATACAGGCGTAGATCCATTACCATTAATGAAAGAGGCTGTAAAAGTTACGCATAGTAAAGACGGCGTTAAATTATTATGGGCAAGTTGCCGCGAATTATTCAATGTGATTCAAGCTGATGAAATTGGTGCAGATATTATTACATGCCCAGCAGATGTTGTGAAAAAAGTGAATACAAACTTAGGTCGCGATATTAACGAATTATCAGTAGATACAGTTAAAGGCTTTGCGAAAGATATTCAATCTTCAGGTCTTTCTATTCTATAA